From Thalassotalea euphylliae, the proteins below share one genomic window:
- a CDS encoding M20/M25/M40 family metallo-hydrolase, producing the protein MLTVASMPLIASESPITPAQKETAQQLMATALKSELGFSIVESLTTEIGPRLGGSEAEKRARDWGANLGKELGFDRVAIEEFTMPFWDRGHLHIALTSPYNQELYGSALGGAAPSEKEINAPIVYFRDIHALTAVKDGSLKGKVAFVDGEPMVKSQTGAGYGPSNQKRRIGWQHAERGGASALVIRSVGSDSHRFPHTGMMSKNGDKWANIPVIAISNPDADHLRRLHNLNKPLAISLHSGSDWKGDVTSGNVVLDIIGSEKPEEIVLIGGHLDSWDLGTGAVDDGAGVAITTAAAKLIANLPKRPKRTIRVVMFGAEEVGLLGARAYAKQHESNLHNHVLATESDFGARNIWQLVSNVNPEATKLVDEIAKIIAPLGIVRGGSDVKGGGPDIIPLDNKGVPTIRLSQEGTDYFDLHHTPDDTLDKINPDELAQNVAAYAATIYLFADTDVDLKAKR; encoded by the coding sequence ATGTTAACTGTGGCGAGTATGCCGCTAATCGCCAGTGAGTCGCCTATTACACCAGCGCAAAAAGAAACCGCGCAGCAGTTAATGGCAACGGCACTTAAAAGCGAGCTTGGTTTTAGTATTGTTGAGTCATTAACAACGGAAATTGGCCCGCGTCTAGGTGGGTCAGAAGCGGAAAAGCGTGCGCGTGACTGGGGTGCTAACTTAGGTAAAGAGTTAGGTTTTGATAGAGTTGCGATTGAAGAATTTACCATGCCGTTTTGGGATCGTGGTCATTTACATATCGCGCTAACATCACCTTACAACCAAGAGTTATACGGCTCAGCACTTGGCGGTGCCGCGCCGAGTGAAAAAGAGATCAATGCGCCAATTGTTTACTTTCGAGATATTCATGCATTAACGGCGGTTAAAGATGGTAGCTTAAAAGGTAAAGTTGCTTTTGTTGATGGCGAACCTATGGTGAAAAGCCAAACAGGTGCTGGTTACGGCCCGTCAAACCAAAAACGTCGAATTGGCTGGCAACACGCTGAGCGCGGTGGTGCTAGCGCATTAGTGATTCGCTCAGTTGGCTCTGATTCTCACCGTTTCCCGCATACTGGCATGATGAGTAAAAATGGCGATAAATGGGCGAATATCCCCGTGATTGCGATTTCTAATCCTGATGCCGATCACTTACGCCGTTTACACAACTTAAACAAGCCGTTAGCGATTTCACTTCATTCTGGCTCTGACTGGAAAGGGGATGTAACCAGCGGTAATGTGGTACTAGATATCATCGGTAGTGAAAAGCCAGAGGAAATTGTCTTAATTGGCGGCCACTTAGATAGCTGGGATTTAGGTACAGGTGCCGTTGACGATGGTGCTGGCGTGGCGATCACCACTGCCGCAGCCAAGTTAATTGCCAACTTACCTAAGCGCCCAAAACGTACCATTCGCGTGGTAATGTTCGGTGCTGAAGAAGTGGGTTTATTAGGTGCACGTGCGTATGCGAAGCAGCACGAAAGCAACCTTCACAATCACGTGTTAGCCACCGAATCGGACTTTGGCGCGCGAAATATCTGGCAGCTCGTTTCTAACGTTAACCCTGAAGCGACCAAGCTAGTGGATGAAATTGCTAAAATTATTGCGCCGTTAGGTATTGTGCGCGGCGGTTCAGACGTGAAAGGCGGCGGCCCAGATATTATTCCATTGGATAACAAAGGCGTGCCAACAATTCGCTTGAGCCAAGAAGGTACAGACTACTTTGATTTGCACCATACGCCAGACGACACCTTAGACAAAATCAATCCAGACGAATTAGCACAAAATGTTGCCGCATATGCCGCGACTATTTATCTATTCGCTGATACCGATGTTGATTTAAAAGCAAAACGCTAA
- a CDS encoding fumarylacetoacetate hydrolase family protein, translating to MINNYQHKDISGAAIDLPVGKVVCVGQNYLDHIQEMNSIANEEAVLFLKPNTALCALAEPLAIPDDRGECHNEVEVTILIKQTLSNALVEEIDAAIWGCGIGLDLTLRDVQKELKRLGRPWERSKSFDLSAPMSPFIKFEEVKAQGHDLTNITFDLSVNNELRQQGNTELMMRSIRDLLVIISREFTLLPGDIVMTGTPKGVAPLVSGDQLDLTLLNQQFSTQVA from the coding sequence AATAATTATCAACATAAGGATATTAGCGGCGCAGCGATTGATTTGCCTGTTGGCAAGGTCGTTTGTGTTGGGCAGAACTATCTTGACCATATTCAGGAAATGAACAGCATTGCCAACGAAGAGGCGGTGCTGTTTTTAAAACCCAATACGGCGCTTTGTGCATTGGCTGAGCCTTTGGCTATTCCTGATGATCGCGGAGAATGCCATAACGAAGTGGAAGTAACGATTCTGATCAAACAAACCCTATCTAATGCTTTAGTCGAAGAAATTGATGCGGCGATTTGGGGCTGTGGCATTGGTTTAGACTTAACCTTGCGTGATGTGCAAAAAGAATTAAAGCGATTAGGTCGGCCATGGGAGCGTTCAAAGTCGTTTGATTTATCAGCGCCAATGTCACCGTTTATCAAGTTTGAAGAGGTTAAAGCGCAAGGTCACGACTTAACGAATATTACTTTTGATTTAAGCGTGAATAATGAGCTTAGGCAGCAAGGCAATACTGAGCTAATGATGCGCAGTATTCGCGATTTATTGGTCATTATCAGCCGCGAATTTACCTTATTGCCGGGTGATATTGTGATGACAGGCACACCCAAAGGCGTTGCGCCATTGGTTAGCGGCGATCAGCTAGACTTAACCTTACTGAACCAGCAATTTTCAACACAAGTTGCCTAA
- a CDS encoding YcgN family cysteine cluster protein → MAKQAKSAKPKKPAAKNTPDIKPFWEVKSLEEMTRQEWESLCDGCAKCCLHKFIEDDETKEEDELKPTDYINEDEQMLYSNIACHLLNDKTCGCTQYAKRTQLVPDCVRLTQDNLDDVFFMPPSCTYRRLREGRGMPSWHPLLHKGKKAAMHKAGMSVRGKIVKDNEVDLSFYEDYIVTWPLADID, encoded by the coding sequence ATGGCGAAGCAAGCAAAATCAGCTAAACCAAAGAAACCAGCAGCAAAAAATACGCCCGACATTAAACCATTTTGGGAAGTAAAGTCGCTGGAAGAAATGACTCGACAAGAGTGGGAGTCATTGTGTGACGGCTGTGCCAAATGTTGTCTGCACAAATTTATCGAAGACGATGAAACGAAAGAAGAAGACGAGCTAAAACCCACCGACTATATCAATGAAGACGAGCAAATGTTGTATTCCAATATTGCTTGCCACCTACTCAACGATAAAACCTGTGGCTGTACCCAATACGCAAAACGCACCCAATTGGTACCAGATTGTGTACGCCTCACCCAAGACAACTTAGACGATGTCTTCTTTATGCCGCCAAGCTGTACTTATCGTCGCTTGCGTGAAGGTCGCGGCATGCCAAGCTGGCACCCGCTACTGCACAAAGGCAAAAAAGCAGCCATGCATAAAGCAGGCATGTCTGTACGTGGAAAAATCGTCAAAGACAATGAAGTCGACTTATCGTTTTACGAAGACTATATCGTCACTTGGCCGCTGGCTGATATTGATTAG
- a CDS encoding SDR family oxidoreductase has protein sequence MSKVALVTGGSRGIGAATSIYLGKQGYSVCVNYRSNESEANKVVAEIQQNGGSAIALQADVSQEKEVNILFQRIDETLGQVTHLVNNAGILLPQMSVSEMTADRINKVLTTNVTSYFLCSREAIKRMVNGGSIVNVSSAAARLGSPQEYVDYAASKGAIDTLTKGLSLELADKNIRVNCVRPGFIYTEMHADGGEANRVERVKQQIPLQRGGSPEEVAAAIAFLLSNQASFVTGSFVDIAGGK, from the coding sequence ATGAGCAAAGTTGCTTTAGTGACAGGAGGTAGCCGAGGAATTGGTGCCGCAACTTCTATTTATTTAGGAAAACAAGGCTACTCCGTTTGTGTGAATTACCGTTCAAATGAGTCAGAAGCCAATAAGGTAGTCGCTGAAATACAACAAAATGGGGGGTCCGCGATAGCACTACAAGCTGATGTATCGCAGGAGAAGGAGGTAAATATTCTTTTTCAGAGGATAGACGAGACATTGGGACAAGTTACGCATTTAGTAAACAACGCAGGAATTTTACTGCCACAAATGTCAGTTTCCGAGATGACAGCGGATAGAATAAATAAAGTGCTGACAACCAATGTCACTAGCTACTTTTTATGTAGCAGAGAAGCAATAAAAAGAATGGTAAACGGTGGTTCAATTGTTAATGTTTCGTCTGCAGCCGCCAGACTTGGTTCTCCTCAAGAGTATGTGGACTATGCAGCGTCAAAAGGGGCTATTGATACGCTAACAAAAGGCTTATCGCTTGAATTGGCTGATAAAAACATTCGGGTGAACTGTGTCCGCCCCGGATTTATTTATACAGAAATGCACGCTGACGGTGGCGAAGCCAATAGAGTCGAGCGAGTTAAACAACAAATTCCATTGCAACGTGGGGGCAGTCCAGAAGAAGTTGCTGCGGCTATAGCGTTTCTTTTATCAAACCAGGCTTCTTTTGTAACAGGCTCTTTTGTTGATATCGCTGGTGGTAAATAG